The proteins below come from a single Odontesthes bonariensis isolate fOdoBon6 chromosome 18, fOdoBon6.hap1, whole genome shotgun sequence genomic window:
- the heyl gene encoding hairy/enhancer-of-split related with YRPW motif-like protein, which produces MKRPHDYSSPDSDTDEFIDVGQEDSYCPVTGSMSPGSASQILARKKRRGIIEKRRRDRINHSLSELRRLVPSAFEKQGSSKLEKAEILQMTVDHLKLLHAMGGKGYFDARALAVDYRTLGFRECVGEVVRYLSSLEGDSPDPIGARLVSHLSHCASELDPLLLQSPPASTLPFPPWTWTPFPQIAPGSPAPSSSPFSGGRRDLALLGSYPSAASLRLAPLAGCQQGAPPLLAPSALASVHRLPSLTASSTLAPSRPTQPSPHSTTRVSPLPLPTPSSSSPSTSASASSSSAPTQVSFRPFAPLGSPTAQRRGLSGSAKAASGWGTEIGAF; this is translated from the exons TCCAGTCACTGGGTCCATGTCTCCAGGCAGCGCCTCGCAGATTCTGGCCCGAAAGAAGAGAAGAGGG ATCATAGAGAAAAGGCGCAGAGACCGGATCAACCACAGCCTGTCAGAGCTGCGGAGGCTGGTGCCCAGTGCATTTGAGAAACAG GGTTCCTCTAAGTTGGAGAAAGCAGAGATTCTGCAGATGACAGTGGACCATCTCAAACTGCTGCATGCCATGGGAGGAAAAG GATACTTTGATGCAAGAGCTCTGGCAGTTGACTACAGGACCCTGGGCTTCAGGGAGTGTGTTGGAGAAGTGGTACGGTACCTCAGCTCACTGGAGGGAGATTCCCCAGATCCTATAGGAGCTCGCCTTGTCTCCCACCTCTCCCACTGTGCAAGTGAGCTGGACCCTCTGCTCCTTCAGTCGCCACCTGCTTCCACCCTGCCCTTCCCTCCTTGGACCTGGACCCCCTTCCCTCAGATCGCTCCAGGCTCACCTGCCCCCTCCTCATCCCCTTTCTCTGGTGGGCGAAGAGATCTCGCCCTACTGGGGAGCTACCCGTCAGCTGCCTCTCTCCGCCTCGCCCCCCTCGCTGGCTGCCAGCAGGGTGCACCACCGCTCCTTGCGCCATCAGCTCTGGCCTCTGTCCACAGGTTGCCCTCCCTCACAGCGTCTTCAACCCTGGCCCCCTCCAGACCGACCCAACCTTCCCCTCACAGCACCACCAGGGTTTCACCTCTACCTCTTCCCACTCCTtcatcttcctctccttctACCTCCGCTTCTGCTTCATCATCCTCTGCCCCTACACAAGTCTCTTTCCGGCCCTTTGCACCTCTGGGGTCTCCCACAGCCCAGCGCAGGGGCTTGAGTGGATCAGCCAAGGCTGCCTCGGGATGGGGGACTGAAATCGGAGCTTTCTGA